GGCGACCTTCTTGGCGTCCAGCGGGATGTCACGGCCGGCGGCGGCGACCTCGCTCGGATACGCCTCGGGGCCGATCAGCGACGCCTTGGCCCATTCGATCTCGCCGGCCAAGTCGCGCACGTCGTCGGTGCTGACATTGAGCCGTAGCCGGCCGGCCGCGCGGGCCACGACGGCGAACTTGGTGTCCAGCAGCTGCCAGCCGGTGTCGCCGATCACCCGCGGCCAGAAGTACCGCAGCTGGCGGTGTGCGGCCGAGTGGAAGGTCAGGGCCTGCACGGCGCCGACGCCCGATCCGGTCTGGGTATTGGCGTCCAGCGTCCGCAATCGCGATCGCATCTCCCCCGCGGCGCGCTGGGTGAACGTGACCGCAAGCACCTGCCCCGCGGCGACATGGCCGCTCGCGACGAGCTGGGCGATGCGATGCGTGATGGTGCGGGTCTTACCTGTTCCAGCACCCGCAAGCACACAAACGGGTCCGCGCGGCGCCAGCACGGCCTCACGCTGCTCGTCGTCCAGCCCGGCGGTCAGTGGATCGGCGAGCATCGGCATGCCGTCCATCTTGGCAGCGGTCGCCGACAAACCGGGTGTTTCGCCACGCCGTACGCCCGGGTGTCCCCGTCACGGAACGCAACGTCGGCGGGCTACGTTATCGGATTATGAGCAACGCTCCGATTACCGTTTACACGACGTCATGGTGTGGCTATTGCCACCGACTCATGACCGTGCTCAAGTCCAACGGAATCCCCTACGAGACCGTCGACATCGAGCACGACCCGGCGGCCGCCGAATTCGTCGGTTCGGTCAACGGCGGCAACCGGACCGTGCCAACGGTGAAGTTCGCCGACGGATCGACGCTGACCAACCCGAGTGCTGCCGAGGTGAAAGCGAAGCTGGCTCAGGTCGCCGGCTGAGCCACGGCAACTGCCATCGCTCGCGCCTTACGATACGAACCATGGCGTCGAATTCGCGATCGCGACCATTCGGCTCGATTCGTAAACTGTGGCCGGCCGCAATCGCGGGCTGCACGGTGATGCTGATGTCGGGATGCGCGCATCCGAGCACTCCGGCCAAGTCGCAGCAGCATGTCACACATGTCGACGACATGATCGTCGGACTCGACGAGGTCCGCCGCATCGCCAAAGCCGACGATCTCGACCGCGCCGAGGCGGACCTGAAGAAGCCAGCCCCTTCGGACGCCAACGCCGCCGAACCGTGTCGGGTAGTCGGCCACAATGAGCTCACCTTCGGCAACAACTGGACGGAATTTCGCAGCGCGGGTTATCACGGGGTCACCGACGACATCGTGCCGATGGGCCGGGCCATGATCAATGGAGTCACCCAGGCGGCAGGGCGCTATCCGAATCCCGATGCGGCGCAAGGCGCATTCCGTCAGCTGGAATCGTCGCTGCACGCGTGTATGGATCTGCACGATCCGAACTACAGCTTCGCCCTCGACAAGCCGGATCCGTCGACATTGCGGCTCAGCGCCCACCAGTGGAGCCATCTGTACCGCGTCAAGTCCGCGGTGCTGGCGTCGGTCGGCGTGGTGGGTCTTGAAGCCTCGGATCAGATCGCGAATTCCGTTTTACAGATCATCACCGATCGCATCGGCTAGCGCTTCAGTCGAGTTCCGCCCAGGATTCGATGATCACCCGCGCGATCGAAATCGAGCCTGGCAGAAGCAGTTTCGACTCCGACGAACTACTCCAGTCGCCGACGGCCAGCGCCGCGCGCACCTCGTCGCGGGTGAACCAGGCCGCCTCGGCGATCTCGCCGTCGTTGAACGCGAATTCCTCGTCGGGGTCGCCCAACGCATGGAAGCCGACCATCAGCGAACGAGGAAAGGGCCACGGCTGACTGCCCAGGTAGCGAACATCGGTCACGTTCAGGCCGATTTCCTCGCGGATCTCCCGGACCACGCAGACCTCGAAAGACTCTCCGGCTTCTACGAATCCGGCCAGCAGGGAGAACATTCGCTCGGGCCACACAGCCTGGCGGGCCAGCACTGCG
The Mycobacterium sp. 050128 genome window above contains:
- the mrx1 gene encoding mycoredoxin Mrx1, translated to MSNAPITVYTTSWCGYCHRLMTVLKSNGIPYETVDIEHDPAAAEFVGSVNGGNRTVPTVKFADGSTLTNPSAAEVKAKLAQVAG
- a CDS encoding sensor domain-containing protein, coding for MASNSRSRPFGSIRKLWPAAIAGCTVMLMSGCAHPSTPAKSQQHVTHVDDMIVGLDEVRRIAKADDLDRAEADLKKPAPSDANAAEPCRVVGHNELTFGNNWTEFRSAGYHGVTDDIVPMGRAMINGVTQAAGRYPNPDAAQGAFRQLESSLHACMDLHDPNYSFALDKPDPSTLRLSAHQWSHLYRVKSAVLASVGVVGLEASDQIANSVLQIITDRIG